A window from Deltaproteobacteria bacterium encodes these proteins:
- a CDS encoding GNAT family N-acetyltransferase, whose protein sequence is MAIRDGELAGLELGFHGPDFYRLRDALTQVSAQLVLGGRATIPELRALAARAEQASYLNAHIPDGAYYVHALSVPEPLRVHGFGARLLEHAILRAREMGHRALQLDVLADNPAVRFYESMGLRVLCETRSPELSLEHGFPSELRMEIRV, encoded by the coding sequence GTGGCGATCCGGGACGGCGAACTCGCCGGGCTCGAGCTCGGATTCCATGGCCCGGACTTCTACCGACTTCGCGACGCACTCACGCAGGTGTCCGCGCAGCTCGTCTTGGGCGGGCGCGCGACGATTCCCGAGCTTCGAGCACTCGCGGCTCGCGCGGAGCAGGCGAGCTACCTGAACGCGCACATCCCAGACGGCGCATACTACGTGCACGCGCTCTCGGTTCCGGAGCCGCTGCGCGTTCACGGCTTCGGGGCGCGCTTGCTCGAGCACGCGATCCTGCGGGCCCGCGAGATGGGGCACCGGGCGCTTCAGCTCGACGTGCTCGCCGACAATCCTGCGGTCCGCTTCTACGAATCGATGGGGCTGCGCGTGCTCTGCGAGACGCGCTCGCCCGAGCTCTCGCTCGAGCACGGCTTTCCCTCGGAGCTGCGCATGGA
- a CDS encoding TetR family transcriptional regulator, giving the protein MAPGPTRRPLTTERVVAAALRLIDRDGVESLSMRRLGALLRVEAMSLYKHVPDKSALVDGVIARVLAELAPPDPAAPWDARLRHVANEFRRVALAHPHVFPLLATRVPKIAVGFAPIEAMLAAFRSAGLGDAQVLAHFWSFLAYLTGALLTETAALTGDAEASFTVPESLDPASFPELRRLAAALASCDFATEFARGVELAITAARSAASR; this is encoded by the coding sequence ATGGCTCCCGGTCCGACGCGAAGACCGCTCACCACCGAGCGCGTGGTGGCGGCCGCACTGCGGCTGATCGACCGGGACGGCGTCGAGTCGCTCTCGATGCGCCGCCTCGGCGCGTTGCTTCGCGTGGAAGCCATGTCGCTGTACAAGCACGTTCCGGACAAGTCGGCGCTGGTCGACGGAGTGATTGCGCGCGTGCTTGCGGAGCTCGCACCGCCCGATCCCGCCGCCCCTTGGGACGCGCGGCTCCGGCACGTTGCGAACGAGTTCCGGCGCGTGGCGCTCGCGCACCCGCACGTCTTTCCGCTGCTGGCGACGCGCGTGCCGAAGATCGCGGTCGGGTTTGCGCCGATCGAGGCCATGCTCGCTGCGTTCCGAAGCGCGGGGCTCGGCGACGCGCAGGTGCTCGCACACTTCTGGTCGTTCCTCGCCTATCTCACGGGGGCGCTTCTGACCGAGACGGCGGCGCTCACAGGCGATGCGGAGGCCTCGTTCACCGTGCCGGAGTCGCTCGACCCCGCGTCGTTTCCCGAGCTTCGTCGGCTGGCCGCCGCGTTGGCTTCCTGCGACTTCGCCACCGAATTCGCCCGCGGGGTCGAGCTCGCGATCACAGCCGCGCGCTCCGCGGCGTCGCGATGA